From Stenotrophomonas nitritireducens, the proteins below share one genomic window:
- a CDS encoding GNAT family N-acetyltransferase, which produces MSIVIRDVREHELDSVLALNNNAGLAILPLDAAKLRRFYETAEYFRVAERDGNMAGFLVGYGSNSAHDSCNFAWFQQRYPSFFYIDRIVVASRRRGGGVGRAFYADAQSYAELRYPQMACEVFLDHGADAALLFHGSFGFREVGQNTMPSVDVRASMLLKDLCSYEWVKETYGDNLPDVPWVGNTRRLLQQRPTGT; this is translated from the coding sequence ATGTCGATTGTTATCCGCGACGTGCGCGAGCACGAGCTCGATTCCGTCCTGGCACTGAACAACAACGCTGGTCTTGCGATTCTTCCGCTGGATGCAGCCAAGCTCCGCCGTTTCTACGAAACCGCCGAATACTTCCGGGTTGCCGAACGCGACGGCAACATGGCCGGTTTCCTGGTCGGCTACGGCAGCAACAGTGCACATGACAGCTGCAACTTCGCCTGGTTCCAGCAGCGCTACCCCAGCTTCTTCTATATCGACCGCATCGTGGTCGCCAGCCGCCGCCGCGGCGGTGGTGTCGGCCGCGCGTTCTATGCCGATGCCCAGAGCTACGCTGAACTGCGCTACCCGCAGATGGCCTGCGAGGTGTTCCTCGACCACGGCGCCGACGCCGCGCTGCTGTTCCATGGCAGCTTCGGCTTCCGCGAGGTCGGCCAGAACACCATGCCCTCGGTGGATGTGCGGGCCAGCATGCTGCTCAAGGATCTGTGCAGCTACGAGTGGGTAAAAGAGACCTATGGCGACAACCTGCCCGACGTTCCCTGGGTAGGCAACACACGCCGGCTGCTGCAACAGCGGCCGACCGGAACCTGA
- the minC gene encoding septum site-determining protein MinC, with protein MAVNLDYEQAGELKIGQVGIANLRIRTLDVARLSQEMRERVARAPKLFGRAAVILDFGGLSQLPDRATAQELVNGLRDAGVLPVALAYGTSETETLAQQLGLPLLAKFRAQYERADVEPAAAPAPAAAPAATSTASKRASAAVPAPAAQAAAEAAAPQPGRMQLATVRSGQQLYAENCDLTVLSTVGAGAEVIADGSIHIYGTLRGRALAGAQGNTSARIFCRYFHAELVAIAGRYKVLDDIPDNLRGKAVQVWLEQDQIMIAALD; from the coding sequence ATGGCAGTGAATTTGGATTACGAACAGGCTGGTGAACTGAAAATCGGGCAGGTGGGCATTGCCAACCTGCGTATCCGCACCCTCGATGTAGCGCGGCTTAGCCAGGAAATGCGCGAACGCGTGGCGCGCGCGCCCAAGTTGTTTGGCCGGGCGGCGGTGATCCTGGATTTCGGCGGCTTGAGCCAGTTGCCCGACCGCGCCACCGCCCAGGAGCTGGTCAATGGCCTGCGCGACGCCGGCGTACTGCCGGTCGCCCTGGCCTACGGCACCAGCGAGACTGAGACCTTGGCCCAGCAACTGGGCTTGCCCCTGCTGGCCAAGTTCCGCGCCCAGTACGAGCGCGCCGACGTCGAACCGGCTGCAGCCCCGGCGCCCGCAGCAGCGCCAGCCGCCACTTCGACAGCAAGCAAACGCGCCTCGGCAGCCGTGCCTGCCCCCGCCGCGCAGGCCGCCGCCGAGGCCGCCGCACCACAGCCAGGGCGCATGCAACTGGCCACGGTGCGCTCCGGCCAGCAGCTCTACGCCGAGAACTGCGACCTGACCGTACTCTCAACAGTGGGTGCCGGCGCCGAGGTCATCGCCGACGGCAGCATCCATATCTACGGTACGCTGCGTGGCCGCGCATTGGCCGGTGCCCAGGGCAACACCAGCGCACGCATTTTCTGTCGCTACTTCCATGCTGAATTAGTCGCGATTGCAGGACGGTATAAGGTACTGGACGATATTCCGGACAATCTGCGCGGCAAGGCCGTGCAGGTATGGCTGGAACAGGACCAGATCATGATTGCTGCGCTGGATTGA
- the minD gene encoding septum site-determining protein MinD, with product MAEIIVVTSGKGGVGKTTSSASLACGIARRGKKVAVIDFDVGLRNLDLIMGCERRVVYDFVNVVHGEATLKQALIKDKRFDNLYVLAASQTRDKDALNKEGVEKVLKDLAADGFDYIICDSPAGIEKGAFLAMYFADRAVVVVNPEVSSVRDSDRIIGLLDSKTANAEAGKPVPAYLLLTRYSPSRVETGEMLSITDVEEVLGLKAIGVIPESGDVLNASNKGEPVILDNESPAGQAYDDAVSRILGEDRPMRFISVEKKGFFSKLFGG from the coding sequence TTGGCTGAAATCATCGTAGTCACTTCCGGCAAGGGCGGCGTGGGCAAGACCACCTCCAGCGCCAGCCTGGCATGTGGCATCGCCCGGCGCGGCAAGAAAGTTGCCGTCATCGACTTCGACGTCGGCCTGCGCAACCTCGACCTGATCATGGGCTGCGAGCGCCGGGTGGTATACGACTTCGTCAACGTCGTGCATGGCGAGGCCACGCTCAAGCAGGCGTTGATCAAGGACAAGCGCTTCGACAACCTGTACGTGCTGGCTGCCTCGCAGACCCGCGACAAGGACGCGCTGAACAAGGAAGGCGTGGAGAAGGTCCTCAAGGACCTGGCCGCCGACGGCTTCGACTACATCATCTGCGACTCCCCGGCCGGCATCGAGAAGGGCGCGTTCCTGGCGATGTACTTCGCCGATCGCGCCGTCGTGGTGGTCAACCCGGAAGTGTCCTCGGTACGCGACTCGGACCGCATCATCGGCCTGCTCGATTCTAAGACCGCCAATGCCGAGGCCGGCAAGCCGGTGCCAGCCTACCTGCTGCTGACCCGCTACAGCCCCTCGCGGGTTGAAACCGGCGAGATGCTGAGCATCACCGACGTGGAAGAAGTGCTGGGGCTCAAGGCCATCGGCGTCATTCCCGAATCGGGCGACGTGCTCAACGCCTCCAACAAGGGCGAGCCGGTCATCCTGGACAATGAATCGCCGGCCGGACAGGCCTACGATGACGCAGTGAGCCGCATCCTGGGCGAAGATCGCCCGATGCGCTTCATCTCGGTGGAGAAGAAGGGCTTCTTCAGCAAGTTGTTTGGAGGATAA
- the minE gene encoding cell division topological specificity factor MinE — MGLLDFLRQKKTTAETAKNRLQIIIAQERSTRGGPDYLPLLQRELLEVIKKYVNIDADAVRVDLVKDGANDVLDISVALPDDK; from the coding sequence ATGGGACTGCTCGACTTCCTGAGACAGAAGAAGACGACCGCCGAAACGGCGAAGAACCGCCTGCAGATCATCATCGCGCAGGAGCGCAGCACCCGTGGCGGCCCAGATTACCTGCCGCTGCTGCAGCGTGAACTGCTGGAAGTGATCAAGAAGTACGTCAACATCGACGCCGATGCGGTCCGCGTGGACCTGGTCAAGGATGGCGCCAACGACGTGCTCGATATTTCCGTGGCCCTGCCCGACGACAAGTAA